The Natranaerobius trueperi region TATAAATGAAAAATCCCAACAGGTTTCAAACTCTTCACAAGAACTGTCAGCAACTAGTGAAGAGTCTACTCAATCAGCTAATGAAGTTTCTAAAGCAATTGAAGAAATTGCAAATGGAGCAACTAATCAAGCTCAAGATACAGAAAAAGGTGTAACTGAAATAAATGAGCTAGGTGAATATATACGAAAAAATCAACAGAAAGTATCTAACTTAAATACATCAGCTAACGAAGTAGACACTCTCAAAAATGAAGGAATGACAATAGTAGAAGACTTAGTTGATAAAACTAAAAGCTTAAATAACAAAACTACTGAAGTTAACGATATAATTTTTAATACACAAAAAAGTGCAGAACAAATTACTACAGCTAGTGAAATGATAAAAAACGTTTCAGAACAAACAAATTTACTTGCTTTAAATGCTGCAATAGAAGCTGCTAGAGCAGGTAAAGCTGGGCAAGGATTTTCAGTTGTGGCAGATGAAATTAGAAAACTAGCTAAAGAATCAAACAAGTTTACAGATGAAATTGATACCATTATTAAAGACTTACAAGAAAAGAGTAGTTATGCCGTTAGTACTATGGAAGAAGTAAAAGAAATTGTTAACTCTGAAGCTAAAAGCGTTGAAGAAACTAGTAATAAATATGAAGGTATGAAAGACTCAATAGAAAAAATGAAAGAAGTTCTTGAAGATGTAAATGATTCAGGTGATGAAATGGAAGAAAAGGAAAATAGAATTATAAATGTGATGGAAAACCTCTCTTCAGTAGCAGAAGAAAATGCTAGTGAAACAGAAGAAGCTTCTGCTTCAGTTGAAGAACAAACAGCTGCTATGGAAGATATAGCAAAAGCAAGTGATTCACTAGCTAAGCTATCTGAAGAAATGAAAAACACAATTGACAATTTCAAATATGATTTATAAATGGTGGAG contains the following coding sequences:
- a CDS encoding methyl-accepting chemotaxis protein, with amino-acid sequence MKAWAFRPNTVIIYSTNEEYIGWETPEDHVIYDFMTSNDDELMEDIRKDTESGDFFKYGYLRIPEGGFIQVGISANEVEELQNQFEIQNTLDVLAEDEQIVYSRFITTDKEIAAHTNEDRIETELDDEGIIEAVVNQEVLVDDSYYEEENVDVYNVTVPVEIDDEYIGALNIGYSLEEVQNAVQENLIRIATIGLIFFSLLGGIIYYISSSVVKSISVIASNIERFSNYDFTYIHSDEDIKTYNRKDELGNLTKALGRMRERIVNLLQDINEKSQQVSNSSQELSATSEESTQSANEVSKAIEEIANGATNQAQDTEKGVTEINELGEYIRKNQQKVSNLNTSANEVDTLKNEGMTIVEDLVDKTKSLNNKTTEVNDIIFNTQKSAEQITTASEMIKNVSEQTNLLALNAAIEAARAGKAGQGFSVVADEIRKLAKESNKFTDEIDTIIKDLQEKSSYAVSTMEEVKEIVNSEAKSVEETSNKYEGMKDSIEKMKEVLEDVNDSGDEMEEKENRIINVMENLSSVAEENASETEEASASVEEQTAAMEDIAKASDSLAKLSEEMKNTIDNFKYDL